One Loxodonta africana isolate mLoxAfr1 chromosome 4, mLoxAfr1.hap2, whole genome shotgun sequence genomic region harbors:
- the LOC135231368 gene encoding olfactory receptor 6C2-like, translating to MKNHTITTFILLGLTDDPKLPIPIFIFLLLTYMLSISGNLTIISLTLVDSHLKTPMYFFLQNFAFLEISFTSACIPRYLYNIATGDRSITYNICVIQVFFIDVFGVTEFFLLAIMSYDRYVAICKPLHYVTIMSSRVCKTLVLCCWMAGLLIIFPPLTLLLNLKFCDSNVIDYFVCDAPPILKISCSDTWLIEQLVIVCAVLTFILTLICVVLSYIYIVKTILRFPSAHQRRRAFSTCSSHMIVVSITYGSCIFIYVNPSAKQSVAINKGVTLLMTSIAPMLNPFIYTLRNKQVRQAFSDSFKRIAFVTKK from the coding sequence ATGAAAAACCACACAATAACAACCTTTATCCTgctgggactgacagatgacccaaaACTTCCGATTccaattttcatttttctacttctcACGTATATGTTGAGCATAAGTGGAAATCTGACCATCATATCCCTCACTTTAGTGGACTCCCACCTCAaaacacccatgtactttttcctacaAAATTTTGCCTTTTTAGAAATTTCATTCACATCTGCTTGTATTCCTAGATATTTGTACAATATAGCAACAGGTGACAGATCAATTACTTATAATATTTGTGTGATTCAAGTATTTTTCATTGATGTCTTTGGAGTGACAGAATTTTTCCTTCTGGCtatcatgtcctatgaccgctacgtGGCCATCTGCAAACCACTGCATTATGTGACCATCATGAGCAGCAGAGTCTGCAAGACACTTGTCCTCTGCTGTTGGATGGCTGGCTTATTGATCATATTCCCACCACTTACTTTGTTGCTAAACTTGAAATTCTGTGACTCAAATGTGATTGATTATTTTGTCTGTGATGCACCTCCTATCCTGAAGATTTCTTGCTCAGACACATGGCTCATAGAGCAATTAGTTATTGTCTGTGCTGTGCTCACTTTCATTCTGACCCTTATATGTGTTGTTCTGTCCTACATATACATTGTCAAGACCATTCTAAGGTTCCCTTCTGCCCATCAGAGAAGAAGGGCCTTTTCCAcctgttcttcccacatgattgtgGTTTCCATCACCTATGGCAGCTGTATCTTTATCTATGTCAATCCTTCAGCAAAGCAATCAGTGGCTATTAATAAAGGTGTGACACTGCTAATGACATCCATTGCTCCCATGCTGAACCCATTCATTTACACTCTGAGAAACAAACAAGTGAGACAGGCCTTCAGTGACTCCTTCAAAAGAATTGCATTTGTTACAAAGAAGTAA